The Magnolia sinica isolate HGM2019 chromosome 9, MsV1, whole genome shotgun sequence sequence agtagagaTTGAGAGGAGGATGCTATCCTGTTAAATAATTGAAGATAGTTTCCGTTTCTTTGTCAAATAAGTGTGATGGATTTTGAAAGCTAAGGAAACGTTAAGTatcagagagaagaagaaaaagtaatGGCAGAGAGTGCTGTGAACTTCTTAATACAAAACTTGGGGCCTTTGCTGGTGGATGAAGTGCAGTTGTTGAAGGGGGTCGACGAACAAGTTCGTGAACTCATAAATGAGTTCGAAAGCATCAGATCCGTCTTAAGGGATGCTGACACAAGGCAAGATACCAGTGAAGGCCTCAAGACATGGGTGAAACAAATAAGAGAAGTTGCTTACGACGTCGAGGATGTTCTTGACAAGTTCATGCTTGGCTTAGCACAAGAGCAGAACAGCTCCCATGGATTCGTCGATTCTCTTCATAGACGCATCAAGCGGTTGAAGCCGGGCCATCAGATTGCATCGTTGCTACAAGAAATCAAAACCAGAATCCGTAAGATTACGGAGAGAAAAGATGCTTACGCTCTCAATGGAATAGAGCAAGGTTCAAGCTCCAACAACATGAGTGATCAATGGTATGATCCTCAATTGAATGCTCTTTTCATTGAGGAAGCTCATCTTGTGGGCATCGACATGCCAAGGAGccaattgatcagatggttaaggaATGGAGATTCGAGACTCTCGACGATTTCGGTGGTCGGGATGGGTGGCCTAGGTAAGACCACTCTAGTAAAAAAAGTCTATGATAGCCAACAGGTAAAAAAACGTTTTGAAACATATGCTTGGATCACCGTCTCGCAATCGTTCAAACCGGAGGATCTATTTAGAAACATGATAAAGCAATTCTTCGAGGCGAATGAAGATCTGTCTCCCCAAGGAGTAGATGCGATGACACATGTCGAGCTAATCCAAGTGCTACGGAGCTACTTGCAGAACAAAAGGTATGTGCTTGTTCTAGATGATGTATGGGAGGCACATGTATGGAATTTCGTAAGCAATGCATTGCCCACTGGTGAATATGGTAGCTGGGTAATGATCACCACACGCAAAGGTAACGTTGCATCATCTTCTTACATCGGACCCTCCAATCACATCTACAACCTTCAGCCTCTGCATCCAGAAAATAACTGGTCCCTCTTTTGCAGGAAGGCGTTCCAATCAAACGAGGAGAACAGCTGTCCTCAGGAATTGGAGAAGCTTTCTCAAACTTTCGTCAAAAAATGCTGAGGACTGCCTCTTGCGATTGTTGCATTGGGTAGTCTTCTGTCAATGAAGGGCAAGACGTATGTTGAGTGGGAGATGATTCACCGTAGCCTTGGATAGGAGTTTGAAAGTGATGACAATCTTAGAAGCATGATGAAAATATTATTACTCAGTTTCAATGACTTGCCTTACTAGCTACCTGAAATCATGCTTCTTGTATTTGAGTATTTTCCCAGAAGACTATATGATTAAGCGTATGAAACTAACTCGCCTATGGATAGGTGAGGGTTTTGTAGAAAGAAAAGTAGGCAGGTCAAAGGAAGAGGTTGCTGAAGGTTACCTCAATAAGCTCATCGCTAGAAATCTGGTTCACGTGGCAGAATGGAAGTCTAATGGCAAGGTGATCACTTGTCGCATCCATGATCTTGTGCGAGAGATGATTATTCCAAAATTCAGGGAGGAGCATTTATTTGCATC is a genomic window containing:
- the LOC131255283 gene encoding disease resistance protein RPM1-like, with product MAESAVNFLIQNLGPLLVDEVQLLKGVDEQVRELINEFESIRSVLRDADTRQDTSEGLKTWVKQIREVAYDVEDVLDKFMLGLAQEQNSSHGFVDSLHRRIKRLKPGHQIASLLQEIKTRIRKITERKDAYALNGIEQGSSSNNMSDQWYDPQLNALFIEEAHLVGIDMPRSQLIRWLRNGDSRLSTISVVGMGGLGKTTLVKKVYDSQQVKKRFETYAWITVSQSFKPEDLFRNMIKQFFEANEDLSPQGVDAMTHVELIQVLRSYLQNKRYVLVLDDVWEAHVWNFVSNALPTGEYGSWVMITTRKGNVASSSYIGPSNHIYNLQPLHPENNWSLFCRKAFQSNEENSCPQELEKLSQTFVKKC